Proteins found in one Streptomyces akebiae genomic segment:
- a CDS encoding helix-turn-helix transcriptional regulator, producing MPDQHYICWSGTADGEAGPVVLIERGEQLAQLRRNLQSCEKHRIGHVALVTGPVGMGKTQLLETFGKWADSTGARVLTAAGSRAEQGLPFGVLGQLLHGARLAGCDTTRVEKLMAEAADAIPTAEARWAAADELPAEGPMWPPLLRDVFATLLELVDRGPLVLVVDDLQHADATSLHCLLYVTRRLHHAPIMVLLSETSTLRPANSLFHAELGSRPRLSHLTLPPLTVDSVTQLLQERDGEPGGAGSSEVVQEAQRLRHMTGGNPLLVQALVGEPHRREEEGGPAPLPRVGDAFGRAVLHSLYRHEPEARKVARALAVLDRPVSQELLGQLLGLLPASVTSALRVLHSSGLVDTDRLRHPRILHAVLSDTPTEIRQWLHERAAKTLHEYGAESSVVAGHLVASGLTGEEWVAPVLQDAAEHALSAGRPDLTVAYLRLGCEAGTDEERRKALTSMLVSARWQVNPLAANGDLDRLVRSAKTDGYPVSAAVAAVPYLLWQGRAEEAAEAVAAGPEAKAGETAGPKDGRLQAMRLLVSLSHPDFLVSARKSQGLWSKAATAAHSVSPLLQAVSVLGSALLPTDEVDSTAAAEQFLQRHHLDRGDRGMLVAPLLALLYAGRADRVVAWCGILLGRPETRHTPAWRGVVRSIRAEAALRLGDLPEAEQDARAALEDLPAPAWGVAVGGPLGTLISCATEAGRHAEAERWLAEPVQTGMFRTPVGAHYLIARGSHHLSTGRHQAASSDFQRCGAMMRGWNLEATGLVPWRLELARVQIALGNRTHAAQLLREQLHVPHGLDERTRGRALHLLASTAAPDHRRKLLSKAVELFQSCGDRRGLARALADTNQALRQSGGGERTRHFVFRADDAAKGPDAVPWVRQAPEQQGNPRAAEDGDRDDVLSEAELRVAVLAARGQTNRQISDALFITVSTVEQHLTRTYRKLNVRQRTDLPSWLLAMDDHQPREVQDKVS from the coding sequence GTGCCGGACCAGCACTACATCTGCTGGTCCGGCACCGCAGACGGGGAGGCAGGACCAGTCGTGCTGATCGAACGAGGCGAACAACTCGCCCAACTCCGCCGGAATCTGCAGTCCTGTGAGAAACACAGGATAGGACACGTGGCCCTGGTGACGGGCCCGGTGGGCATGGGCAAGACACAGCTGCTGGAGACGTTCGGCAAATGGGCGGACTCCACCGGCGCGCGGGTGCTGACGGCCGCCGGGTCCCGTGCGGAACAGGGCCTGCCCTTCGGGGTACTCGGGCAGCTCCTGCACGGCGCCCGGTTGGCGGGGTGCGACACCACGCGGGTGGAGAAGCTGATGGCCGAGGCCGCCGACGCCATTCCCACGGCCGAGGCCAGGTGGGCGGCAGCGGACGAACTGCCGGCCGAAGGACCCATGTGGCCACCGCTGTTGCGCGATGTCTTCGCGACGCTTCTCGAACTGGTCGACCGGGGTCCGCTGGTGCTCGTGGTCGACGACCTCCAGCACGCCGACGCGACGTCCCTGCACTGCCTGTTGTACGTGACCCGGCGGCTGCACCACGCCCCGATCATGGTGTTGCTGTCCGAGACGTCGACGTTGCGCCCGGCGAACTCCCTGTTCCATGCGGAGCTGGGAAGCCGGCCGAGGCTGTCCCATCTCACGCTGCCCCCGCTGACCGTGGACTCGGTCACGCAGCTGCTGCAGGAGCGCGACGGAGAGCCCGGGGGTGCGGGGAGCAGCGAGGTGGTGCAGGAGGCTCAGCGCCTGCGGCACATGACCGGTGGCAATCCGCTGCTCGTCCAGGCGCTTGTGGGCGAGCCCCACCGGCGCGAGGAGGAGGGCGGGCCCGCCCCGCTGCCGCGCGTCGGGGACGCGTTCGGCCGGGCCGTGCTCCACAGTCTCTACCGCCACGAACCGGAGGCCAGGAAGGTCGCGCGGGCGCTGGCGGTGCTCGACCGGCCGGTGTCGCAGGAGCTGCTCGGCCAGCTCCTCGGCCTGCTGCCCGCTTCCGTCACGTCGGCGCTGCGGGTCCTGCACAGCTCGGGGCTCGTCGACACCGACCGGCTGCGGCACCCGCGCATTCTGCACGCCGTGCTGTCCGACACGCCGACCGAGATACGGCAGTGGCTGCACGAGCGGGCCGCGAAGACGCTGCACGAGTACGGCGCCGAGTCGAGCGTGGTCGCCGGGCACCTGGTCGCCTCCGGGTTGACCGGGGAGGAGTGGGTGGCGCCCGTGCTGCAGGACGCCGCCGAGCACGCCCTGTCCGCGGGCCGGCCCGACCTGACGGTGGCCTATCTGCGGCTGGGCTGCGAGGCCGGCACGGACGAGGAGCGGCGCAAGGCCCTCACGAGCATGCTGGTCAGCGCACGTTGGCAGGTCAATCCGCTGGCGGCCAACGGTGACCTCGACAGGCTGGTGCGGTCGGCGAAGACCGACGGGTACCCCGTCTCGGCGGCCGTCGCCGCGGTTCCGTACCTGCTGTGGCAGGGGCGGGCGGAGGAGGCCGCCGAAGCGGTCGCCGCAGGTCCGGAGGCGAAAGCCGGCGAGACGGCGGGCCCCAAGGACGGACGGCTGCAGGCGATGCGGCTCCTGGTCTCCCTCTCCCACCCGGACTTCCTGGTGTCGGCGCGGAAGTCGCAGGGGCTGTGGAGCAAAGCGGCCACCGCAGCCCACTCGGTCAGTCCGCTTCTGCAGGCCGTCTCGGTGCTGGGCAGCGCCCTGCTCCCGACGGACGAGGTGGACAGTACGGCCGCCGCCGAGCAGTTCCTGCAGCGGCACCACCTCGACCGGGGCGACCGCGGCATGCTCGTCGCTCCCCTGCTGGCACTGCTGTACGCGGGGCGTGCCGACCGGGTCGTGGCGTGGTGCGGCATCCTGCTCGGTCGGCCCGAGACCCGCCACACCCCTGCGTGGCGGGGCGTCGTGCGGTCGATCCGCGCGGAGGCGGCGCTGCGCCTGGGCGATCTGCCCGAGGCGGAACAGGATGCCCGTGCCGCGCTGGAGGACCTGCCCGCCCCCGCGTGGGGAGTGGCCGTCGGCGGGCCGTTGGGCACACTGATCTCCTGTGCGACGGAGGCCGGTAGGCATGCCGAGGCCGAACGCTGGCTCGCCGAGCCCGTACAGACGGGGATGTTCCGCACCCCGGTGGGCGCGCACTACCTGATCGCCCGGGGCTCCCACCACCTCAGCACGGGTCGGCACCAGGCCGCCTCCTCGGACTTCCAGCGCTGCGGTGCCATGATGCGCGGCTGGAACCTGGAGGCCACGGGGCTGGTGCCCTGGCGACTGGAGCTGGCGCGCGTACAGATCGCGCTCGGCAACCGTACCCACGCCGCGCAGCTCCTTCGGGAGCAGCTGCACGTTCCGCACGGCCTCGACGAGCGGACCCGGGGCAGGGCGCTGCACCTGCTCGCCTCCACCGCCGCGCCCGACCACCGTCGCAAGCTGCTCTCCAAAGCGGTGGAGCTGTTCCAGTCCTGCGGTGACCGGCGAGGCCTCGCCCGCGCACTGGCCGACACCAACCAGGCGCTGCGACAGTCCGGGGGAGGGGAGCGCACCCGGCATTTCGTGTTCCGTGCCGACGACGCGGCAAAGGGTCCGGACGCCGTGCCCTGGGTGCGCCAGGCGCCGGAGCAGCAGGGCAATCCGCGTGCCGCGGAAGACGGTGACCGGGACGACGTACTGAGCGAGGCCGAACTCCGGGTGGCGGTGCTGGCCGCGCGGGGGCAGACCAACCGGCAGATCTCCGACGCGCTCTTCATCACCGTGAGCACGGTGGAACAGCATCTGACGCGGACCTACCGGAAGCTGAACGTACGTCAGCGCACCGACCTGCCGAGCTGGCTGCTGGCGATGGACGACCATCAGCCGCGGGAGGTGCAGGACAAGGTGAGCTGA
- a CDS encoding ISAzo13 family transposase — protein sequence MALSEGKHGRLAVRFEVLSPHLDERLRRLLLATEARLLGHGGVRAVARAAGVSETTVRRGVFELEAGETTASAGRTRRPGGGRKRAEQVDPALLPALLALVEPDERGDPMSPLRWTTKSLRILADELTGQGHPVSAMTVGRLLKDNGFSLQAQAKTLEGEQHPNRDAQFRYINEQVKRHQADDEPVISVDTKKKEMLGQLPNPGRQWRPKGDPVRVDDHSFFSGPTGEAAIPYGIYDLSADTGWVNVGVDHDTSVFAVASIRRWWQARGRHDYPRASQLLITADAGGSNGYRYRLWKAELAKFAAETGLAVTVCHFPPGTSKWNKIEHRLFSHITMNLGIAVSKAQLKSLPIEYHDTHGTWNYTVRPDGPCDGEPIPLTDRDAARRRVLDLLAEPALTGMSREDLTALAGKLTPELGPLREERLHRKRGGPRRHGAGDNKRPVLAPADRILLSVIYLRHVSSQNLLAEMLGLCRRTLGPSIKEIRRLLQEHSISITPTTLCFSSSQELEDFVRSGTPVTARLQRTHHLADPALTGMDRIELASLIDQLSLQQAALIERRHHQHRGGPRQPGTRGGVFRQKITDAERLLAAVLYERKLGTRQVLADTFGVSLGTLNNALKDAQPVLREAGITLPPAPTRFATGAELLASIDSNTPTG from the coding sequence ATGGCGTTGTCGGAGGGGAAGCACGGTCGACTCGCCGTGCGGTTCGAGGTGTTGTCGCCACATCTGGACGAGCGGCTGCGGAGGCTGCTGCTGGCCACCGAGGCGAGACTGCTGGGGCACGGCGGTGTCCGGGCGGTCGCACGGGCCGCGGGGGTGAGCGAGACCACGGTCCGCAGGGGAGTCTTCGAGCTGGAGGCGGGCGAGACCACGGCGTCCGCGGGGCGGACCCGGAGGCCAGGCGGGGGCCGCAAGCGTGCGGAGCAGGTCGATCCGGCTCTGCTTCCCGCGCTGTTGGCGCTGGTCGAGCCGGATGAGCGGGGCGATCCGATGTCGCCGCTGCGGTGGACGACGAAGTCGCTACGGATCCTCGCGGACGAGCTGACGGGCCAGGGCCATCCCGTCTCGGCGATGACGGTGGGCAGGCTGCTGAAGGACAACGGATTCAGCCTCCAGGCCCAGGCCAAGACCTTGGAGGGCGAGCAACACCCGAACCGGGACGCCCAGTTCCGCTACATCAACGAGCAGGTCAAACGACACCAGGCCGACGACGAGCCCGTCATCAGCGTGGACACGAAGAAGAAGGAGATGCTCGGCCAGCTGCCGAACCCCGGTCGGCAGTGGCGCCCGAAGGGTGACCCGGTCCGGGTCGATGACCACAGCTTCTTCTCCGGGCCGACGGGCGAAGCCGCCATCCCTTATGGAATCTACGATCTTTCGGCGGACACCGGCTGGGTCAACGTTGGCGTGGATCACGACACCTCGGTCTTCGCGGTCGCCTCGATCCGCCGCTGGTGGCAGGCCCGGGGCCGCCATGACTATCCGCGGGCCAGCCAGCTGTTGATCACCGCGGACGCGGGTGGCTCCAACGGCTACCGCTACCGCCTCTGGAAGGCGGAGCTAGCCAAATTCGCCGCCGAGACCGGGCTGGCAGTCACTGTCTGTCACTTCCCTCCCGGCACCTCGAAGTGGAACAAGATCGAGCACCGACTCTTCTCCCACATCACGATGAACCTGGGCATCGCGGTCAGCAAGGCCCAGCTGAAGAGCCTGCCGATCGAGTACCACGACACGCACGGCACCTGGAACTACACCGTCCGCCCCGACGGCCCCTGCGACGGCGAGCCCATACCCCTCACAGACCGTGACGCTGCCCGCCGACGGGTCCTCGACCTGCTGGCCGAGCCGGCCCTGACCGGGATGAGCCGCGAGGACCTGACCGCCCTGGCCGGCAAACTCACGCCCGAGCTGGGCCCGCTTCGCGAGGAACGACTGCACCGCAAGCGCGGCGGCCCGCGCCGCCACGGCGCCGGAGACAACAAGCGCCCGGTCCTCGCCCCCGCGGACCGCATCCTGCTGAGCGTGATCTACCTCCGCCACGTGTCCTCGCAGAACCTCCTCGCCGAGATGCTGGGTCTGTGCCGGCGCACCCTCGGCCCGTCCATCAAGGAGATCCGACGCCTCCTCCAGGAACACAGCATCTCCATCACGCCCACCACGCTGTGCTTTTCAAGCAGCCAGGAGCTCGAGGATTTCGTACGCTCCGGGACCCCGGTCACCGCCCGCCTCCAGCGCACCCACCACCTGGCCGACCCTGCCCTGACCGGCATGGACCGCATCGAACTGGCCTCGCTCATCGACCAGTTGTCGCTTCAGCAAGCCGCCTTGATCGAGCGGCGCCACCACCAGCATCGGGGCGGACCACGCCAGCCCGGCACCCGCGGCGGCGTCTTCCGGCAGAAGATCACCGATGCCGAACGCCTCCTGGCCGCAGTCCTCTACGAGCGCAAGCTCGGCACCCGACAAGTCCTGGCAGACACCTTCGGCGTCAGCCTCGGCACCCTCAACAACGCGCTCAAAGACGCCCAACCCGTCCTCCGCGAAGCCGGAATCACCCTGCCTCCCGCCCCGACCCGCTTCGCCACCGGCGCCGAACTGCTGGCATCCATCGACAGCAACACGCCGACAGGTTGA
- a CDS encoding phosphotransferase family protein yields the protein MNHDEAATVRPLTLAWVGRHLEAGERIVKAEVLHGGITAEMRRLIIGTRDGGTRDLVLRSYVDPFYMEHAEDGLIGEADALTLLAGTGVPAPSLVAVDTTAAQCEYPSLLMTHLAGRTVLDDEGMEARVRLLARQLVAIHAVSPAERPREYATLTTADTVVVPKGADAAVWAAAIEVIRRPAPPYEGRFLHRDFQPGNVLFDVSPSNPEGARITGVIDWAAASWGPADLDVAHCSVNLALLHGPAWGRRFAEAYEEAGGVLAASVSERLYWRVRDALAASEEVQSVSQPWREAGRTELTTRAVEERLDAYVTALMDAPG from the coding sequence ATGAACCACGATGAGGCCGCGACTGTCCGACCGTTGACGCTGGCTTGGGTGGGTCGGCACCTGGAGGCCGGCGAACGGATCGTCAAAGCCGAGGTGCTGCACGGCGGCATCACCGCCGAAATGCGGAGGCTGATCATTGGCACACGGGACGGAGGCACCCGGGACCTGGTACTGCGGAGCTACGTCGACCCGTTCTATATGGAGCACGCCGAGGACGGGCTGATTGGGGAGGCCGACGCTCTGACCTTGCTCGCGGGGACCGGCGTGCCGGCTCCTTCACTGGTCGCGGTTGATACGACTGCCGCGCAGTGCGAGTATCCGTCGCTCCTGATGACCCATCTGGCGGGCCGAACGGTCCTCGACGATGAAGGAATGGAGGCGCGCGTTCGCCTGCTGGCCCGTCAACTTGTGGCGATCCACGCGGTGAGCCCTGCTGAGCGGCCCCGGGAATATGCGACGCTGACGACCGCCGACACCGTCGTGGTCCCCAAGGGCGCCGACGCGGCCGTATGGGCCGCAGCGATCGAAGTGATCCGCAGGCCCGCGCCACCCTATGAAGGGCGCTTCCTGCACCGGGACTTCCAGCCCGGCAACGTGCTGTTCGACGTGTCACCTTCGAACCCGGAAGGCGCCCGGATCACGGGCGTCATCGACTGGGCAGCAGCCTCCTGGGGCCCGGCCGATCTCGATGTGGCGCACTGCTCCGTCAATCTCGCGCTGCTGCACGGCCCGGCTTGGGGTCGGCGGTTCGCCGAGGCGTACGAGGAGGCTGGCGGTGTGCTGGCTGCGAGCGTGAGCGAGCGGCTGTACTGGCGGGTGCGGGACGCGCTGGCCGCCTCGGAAGAAGTGCAGTCGGTGTCGCAGCCGTGGCGGGAGGCCGGGAGGACAGAGCTGACGACGCGAGCTGTGGAGGAGCGGCTGGATGCCTATGTCACCGCCCTGATGGACGCGCCGGGCTGA
- a CDS encoding GNAT family N-acetyltransferase translates to MEIRTFTEADRSDLRYLFGRAGAGSPSESLWGHDESEAAVYLEPYMDLAPASLFLAVDGSRLVGYLAGCTNSAAFPSESERMEEAIKQYRLFIRLRPAAFFARALADLAWAAVRRRPTASDFDDARWPAHLHINVAPEARGSGTADGLMDRWLEQVAEQTGKGCHLQTLLENTRAVRFFERKGFTKHGPAAQIPGLRHNGRRVHQQTMVWNP, encoded by the coding sequence ATGGAGATCCGCACGTTCACCGAGGCGGATCGGTCGGACCTCCGGTACCTGTTCGGCCGTGCCGGGGCAGGATCTCCCAGCGAATCGCTGTGGGGCCATGACGAGTCCGAGGCTGCCGTCTACCTTGAGCCATACATGGACCTGGCGCCCGCCTCGCTCTTCCTCGCCGTCGATGGCAGCCGTTTGGTCGGCTACCTGGCCGGCTGTACGAACAGTGCGGCGTTTCCCAGCGAGAGCGAGCGCATGGAGGAGGCCATCAAGCAGTACAGGCTGTTCATCAGGTTACGACCGGCGGCGTTCTTCGCTCGGGCTCTCGCCGATCTGGCATGGGCTGCGGTCCGACGGAGGCCGACCGCCAGCGACTTCGACGATGCGCGTTGGCCAGCACACCTGCATATCAACGTGGCCCCGGAGGCGCGCGGCTCCGGGACAGCCGATGGTCTGATGGACCGCTGGTTGGAGCAGGTGGCGGAGCAGACGGGCAAGGGCTGCCATCTGCAGACATTGTTGGAGAACACCCGGGCTGTCCGCTTCTTTGAGCGGAAGGGCTTCACCAAGCACGGTCCGGCAGCCCAAATCCCCGGGCTGCGTCACAACGGCCGACGTGTGCACCAGCAGACCATGGTGTGGAACCCCTGA
- a CDS encoding YciI family protein, producing MEFFCYHRDRPGSLALREELVEEHWSYMDRYAKELIARGPTFADDGETPTGSVHIVDLPDPAAARAFAFDEPNYQAGAYRDVLLRRWRNVLGRTMWDFPGGRTGGNRYLVLGLGVVPAADLALPLEGDELVAYGPLLSDDGDTWLGTAVLLRAPDPQTARAVLTADLYADIEVHDWEFGGRR from the coding sequence ATGGAGTTCTTCTGCTACCACCGTGACCGGCCCGGCTCCCTCGCGTTACGCGAGGAGTTGGTGGAGGAGCACTGGTCCTACATGGACCGGTACGCGAAGGAGCTGATCGCTCGCGGCCCGACCTTCGCCGATGATGGTGAGACACCCACTGGCAGCGTGCACATCGTCGACCTGCCCGATCCCGCCGCCGCCCGCGCGTTCGCCTTCGACGAGCCCAACTACCAGGCCGGCGCGTACCGGGATGTGCTGCTGCGCCGGTGGCGCAACGTGCTGGGGCGCACCATGTGGGATTTCCCCGGTGGCCGGACCGGTGGCAACCGGTACCTGGTGCTCGGCCTCGGCGTGGTCCCGGCCGCCGATCTTGCCCTGCCGCTCGAGGGGGACGAGCTGGTCGCGTACGGGCCGCTGCTGTCCGACGACGGCGACACCTGGCTGGGTACGGCGGTGCTGCTCAGGGCACCGGATCCGCAGACGGCACGAGCCGTCCTGACCGCGGACCTGTACGCGGACATCGAGGTCCACGACTGGGAGTTCGGCGGGCGTCGATGA
- a CDS encoding IS5 family transposase, whose translation MTDVQWAVVREAMPVPAWLEGRGGQPEGYCHRVMLDAVFYVTDNGIKWRSMPVDFPAWDRVYAFFRRWCANGLVKELHDRLRGKVRVAEGRKVEPTAAIIDSQSVKGAASVPAVSRGYDGGKKINGRRRHVITDSLGLLLMVLVTAGNITDRQAARGMLPLLRTRFPKVGLVWADGGYAGRVVTWTKEKLQLTVQIVKRSDDMTGFVVLPRRWVVERTLGWLMHSRRLVRDFETLPASSEAFIYFSQVMLLSRRLARPARHPDRERPGWAAAA comes from the coding sequence ATGACGGACGTGCAGTGGGCCGTGGTGCGCGAGGCGATGCCGGTTCCGGCCTGGCTGGAGGGCCGGGGCGGTCAGCCGGAGGGCTATTGCCACCGCGTGATGCTGGATGCTGTCTTCTACGTCACCGACAACGGGATCAAGTGGCGCTCCATGCCGGTGGATTTTCCCGCCTGGGACCGCGTGTACGCGTTCTTCCGCAGATGGTGCGCGAACGGCCTGGTCAAGGAGCTGCACGACCGGCTGCGTGGCAAGGTCCGCGTCGCCGAGGGCCGCAAGGTGGAGCCGACCGCGGCCATCATCGACTCGCAGTCCGTCAAGGGCGCCGCCTCGGTGCCCGCCGTCTCACGCGGTTACGACGGCGGGAAGAAGATCAACGGGAGGCGCCGGCACGTCATCACGGACAGTCTCGGCCTGCTGCTGATGGTGCTGGTGACAGCCGGGAACATCACCGACCGGCAGGCCGCCCGCGGCATGCTGCCCTTGCTGCGGACCCGGTTCCCGAAGGTCGGCCTGGTGTGGGCCGACGGCGGCTACGCGGGCCGCGTGGTCACCTGGACGAAGGAGAAACTGCAGCTCACCGTGCAGATCGTCAAACGCAGCGACGACATGACCGGGTTCGTGGTACTTCCGAGACGGTGGGTAGTAGAGCGCACGCTGGGGTGGCTGATGCATTCGCGTCGTCTGGTGCGGGACTTCGAGACGCTGCCCGCGTCCAGCGAGGCGTTCATCTACTTCTCGCAGGTCATGCTCCTCAGCCGCCGCCTCGCCCGCCCGGCTCGTCACCCGGACCGGGAACGGCCAGGGTGGGCTGCCGCGGCGTGA
- a CDS encoding ATP-binding protein — translation MRRLLERQQAGELATRHVRAVAETVGVSERTVWRWLEQAKTTGQVEAPVRQGYAVSDEVWTLLGEVAGNVAELRRRLAAAGGASVPSASTLHRVIRRDRRAGRALMVEREHVVAGPRRPDPLSELGLNVVAGQGTGGQVILREQKHLAQVPVLVPGAQVVHTSAVRSVLRTVAHAAAVGAVVCLYGDAGQGKTVALQYALSQLPHPARVRRVHVGVHPTVPELRRVLADALELGRRLPRGAVEADLTLVNALRQPRVLVLDEAQRLPGPALEFLRGLWDHPDTDTALVLAGAGSERALRRVPALASRVLTWELVPRLRPGEVAAVMAAFHPLWEDVSEDDVAWVDEHVGHGNFRTWAKLTSHLTAEIYGKSRAVVDRRMLERACARLMGPL, via the coding sequence GTGCGTCGTCTGCTGGAGCGGCAGCAGGCGGGGGAACTGGCCACGCGGCATGTGCGTGCGGTCGCGGAGACGGTGGGTGTCTCGGAGCGTACGGTGTGGCGCTGGCTGGAGCAGGCCAAGACGACCGGGCAGGTGGAGGCGCCGGTCCGGCAGGGGTATGCGGTGTCGGACGAGGTGTGGACGCTGCTGGGCGAGGTGGCAGGGAATGTCGCTGAGCTGAGACGCCGGCTGGCCGCGGCTGGCGGGGCGTCGGTTCCGTCGGCGTCGACACTGCACCGGGTAATCCGCAGGGACCGCCGGGCGGGCCGGGCGTTGATGGTCGAGCGGGAGCACGTGGTGGCCGGGCCACGCAGGCCCGATCCGCTCAGCGAGCTCGGCCTGAACGTCGTGGCCGGCCAAGGCACAGGCGGGCAGGTGATCCTGCGGGAGCAGAAGCATCTGGCGCAGGTTCCGGTCCTGGTGCCGGGCGCGCAGGTGGTGCACACGTCCGCTGTGCGGTCGGTGCTGCGGACGGTCGCGCACGCGGCCGCGGTGGGGGCGGTGGTGTGTCTGTACGGCGACGCCGGCCAGGGCAAGACCGTCGCGCTGCAGTACGCCCTGTCCCAGCTGCCGCACCCGGCCCGGGTCCGCCGGGTCCATGTCGGTGTGCATCCGACGGTGCCGGAACTGCGCCGGGTGCTCGCGGACGCCCTCGAGCTGGGCAGGCGGCTGCCGCGCGGGGCGGTGGAGGCCGACCTGACGCTGGTGAACGCGCTACGGCAGCCCCGCGTGCTGGTGCTGGACGAGGCACAGCGTCTTCCGGGGCCGGCGCTGGAGTTTCTGCGCGGTCTGTGGGACCACCCGGACACGGACACGGCACTCGTGCTGGCGGGCGCGGGCAGCGAACGGGCGCTGCGCCGGGTGCCCGCGCTGGCCTCTCGGGTGCTGACCTGGGAGTTGGTGCCTCGTCTTCGCCCGGGCGAGGTGGCCGCAGTGATGGCGGCCTTCCACCCGCTGTGGGAGGACGTGAGCGAGGACGATGTCGCGTGGGTGGACGAGCATGTGGGCCACGGCAATTTCCGGACCTGGGCGAAGCTCACCTCGCACCTGACCGCCGAGATCTACGGCAAGAGCCGTGCGGTAGTGGACCGCCGGATGCTGGAGCGGGCCTGCGCACGGCTCATGGGGCCGCTGTGA
- a CDS encoding ATP-binding protein yields MTAATYQYVDLPDASVVTTRALLTARENISDTVAARAMMCIHGGAGFGKTLAVNICLRGLEPHEDVRKITFRARPTARAVRYELFTALDLAGEPPRHPSEFDRLLKTALAERPRTFLVDEAQWLNGEAFEYFRYLWDEPSTQLAIIFVGGEGCHTVLRREPMLSSRIFIWQHFTRLTPSEVLEAIPLFHPVWVDADPDDITFADQHAAHGNFRAWAQLTAHTRTALARTGRPGWIRSCCAGPSAASPDHHVTMPPAVPPSVAVVLDPGDDAIHTHTALAAHHPPSGRITLHPGPGTTSETGLAHDLLAALGKPPLLPGRFPAGRQPAWEAATAWINALPVNRLTVLRAHRLTARRTMRLLELRALTGIHLTLVCHRPHLPAALHQALQTADFAITADFQAARRHYYGTTAPVPRPAEEPARPANRWLTLPALDRLVSYDSPAPCTAPCVPPPITFRHRPPPTPLTEQAVQEVARRLSTVTAHPRLAAALAAALFTGASIQQLATARPGDYDAAAATLALHDRTRYTDGCASHRVPPWARVSLKAAVSFAQLAPGQDQHLLAGPHDRVHLLRMAEAARLRPPQPPVGQRTGPVGRIQWDWRERKEAQCYDTMLTRHQMPPSL; encoded by the coding sequence GTGACCGCGGCCACCTACCAGTACGTCGACCTGCCCGATGCGTCCGTGGTCACCACCCGTGCCCTGCTCACCGCCCGGGAGAACATCTCCGACACCGTCGCCGCCCGCGCCATGATGTGCATCCACGGCGGCGCCGGCTTCGGCAAGACCCTCGCCGTCAACATCTGCCTGCGGGGACTCGAGCCTCACGAGGACGTCCGCAAGATCACTTTCCGGGCCCGTCCCACCGCCCGTGCGGTGCGCTACGAGCTGTTCACCGCGCTCGACCTGGCCGGTGAACCGCCGCGTCATCCCAGTGAGTTCGACCGCCTGCTGAAGACGGCCCTGGCTGAACGTCCCCGCACCTTCCTCGTGGACGAGGCCCAGTGGCTCAACGGGGAGGCATTCGAGTACTTCCGCTATCTGTGGGACGAACCCTCAACCCAGCTCGCGATCATCTTCGTCGGCGGGGAGGGCTGCCACACCGTGCTGCGCCGTGAACCGATGCTGTCCTCCCGCATCTTCATCTGGCAGCACTTCACCCGCCTCACCCCCAGCGAGGTCCTGGAGGCCATCCCGCTGTTTCATCCGGTCTGGGTCGACGCCGACCCCGATGACATCACGTTCGCCGACCAGCACGCCGCGCACGGCAATTTCCGCGCCTGGGCCCAGTTGACTGCCCACACCCGCACTGCCCTGGCCCGCACCGGCCGCCCCGGGTGGATCAGGAGCTGCTGCGCTGGGCCTTCAGCCGCCTCGCCTGACCACCACGTCACCATGCCGCCAGCCGTGCCACCGTCCGTCGCCGTGGTCCTCGACCCGGGCGACGACGCGATCCACACGCACACCGCCCTGGCCGCCCACCATCCGCCGTCCGGCCGGATCACCCTGCACCCCGGCCCGGGCACCACCAGCGAAACCGGCCTCGCCCACGACCTTCTGGCCGCTCTGGGCAAACCGCCCCTGCTCCCGGGCCGTTTCCCCGCCGGCCGTCAGCCCGCCTGGGAAGCCGCCACCGCCTGGATCAACGCCCTGCCCGTGAACCGGCTGACCGTCCTGCGCGCCCACCGCCTCACCGCCCGCCGCACGATGCGCCTCCTGGAGCTGCGCGCCCTGACCGGCATTCACCTGACCCTGGTCTGCCACCGCCCTCACCTGCCCGCCGCCCTGCACCAGGCCCTGCAGACGGCCGACTTCGCCATCACCGCCGACTTCCAGGCCGCCCGCCGCCACTACTACGGCACAACCGCTCCCGTACCCCGGCCTGCGGAGGAGCCCGCCCGGCCGGCCAACCGGTGGCTCACCCTGCCCGCACTGGACCGCCTGGTCTCCTACGACAGCCCTGCCCCCTGTACCGCCCCGTGCGTACCGCCGCCGATCACCTTCCGGCACCGCCCGCCACCGACACCCCTCACCGAGCAGGCAGTACAGGAAGTCGCCCGACGCCTCTCCACCGTGACCGCCCACCCCCGCCTGGCCGCCGCCCTCGCCGCCGCCCTCTTTACCGGCGCATCCATCCAGCAGCTCGCCACCGCCCGCCCCGGCGACTACGACGCCGCCGCGGCCACCCTGGCCCTGCACGACCGGACCCGCTACACCGACGGCTGCGCCTCGCACCGGGTGCCGCCGTGGGCACGCGTCTCCCTGAAGGCCGCCGTGTCCTTCGCTCAGCTCGCGCCCGGCCAGGACCAGCATCTGCTGGCCGGCCCCCACGACCGCGTCCACCTGCTGCGCATGGCGGAGGCGGCCAGGCTCCGCCCGCCGCAGCCGCCTGTCGGTCAGCGCACCGGCCCTGTCGGCCGCATCCAGTGGGACTGGCGCGAACGAAAGGAAGCACAGTGCTACGACACGATGCTGACACGGCACCAGATGCCGCCCTCGCTCTGA